Proteins from a single region of Hordeum vulgare subsp. vulgare chromosome 6H, MorexV3_pseudomolecules_assembly, whole genome shotgun sequence:
- the LOC123402201 gene encoding probable protein phosphatase 2C 12, translating into MGICASSEHLGQQGQDADESIVYVMDEEGGGGASSPRKVASLFSQKGKKGPNQDAVILCQGFGMEDGVFCGVFDGHGRCGHLVSKLVRDYLPFMVLSHRNALLLADAEANADDPVFSDASPSSSADSSGNSSPHPSQMLEEWTEACTNAFKAMDNELKLQANMDCAFSGTTAVCAIKQGKDLIIANLGDSRAVLATMSGACYLKAVQLTTDQKPGLPEEAERIKRCEGRVFALREEPGVMRVWLPGENLPGLAMARALGDSRLKHHGVISTPQVTGHRISEADLFIILATDGVWDVLSNEEVVSIVCATPRKQHASKAVAEAAVQRWKTKYPSSRVDDCSAVCLFLHDAAARKI; encoded by the exons ATGGGGATCTGCGCGTCCTCGGAGCACCTCGGGCAGCAGGGGCAGGATGCGGACGAGAGCATCGTGTATGTGATGGacgaggaaggaggaggcggcgCGTCGTCGCCGAGGAAGGTGGCCTCCCTCTTCTCCCAGAAGGGCAAGAAAGGCCCCAACCAGGACGCAGTCATCCTCTGCCAG GGATTCGGCATGGAGGACGGCGTGTTCTGCGGCGTGTTCGACGGCCACGGCAGGTGCGGCCACTTGGTCAGCAAGCTGGTGAGGGACTACCTCCCCTTCATGGTCCTGAGCCACCGGAACGCGCTGCTCCTTGCCGACGCGGAGGCGAACGCCGACGACCCCGTGTTCAGCGACGCCTCGCCGTCGTCCTCCGCGGACAGCAGCGGCAACTCGTCGCCGCACCCGTCGCAGATGCTGGAGGAGTGGACGGAGGCCTGCACCAATGCATTCAAGGCCATGGACAACGAGCTCAAGCTGCAGGCCAACATGGACTGCGCCTTCAGTGGCACCACGGCAGTGTGTGCCATCAAGCAG GGGAAGGATCTGATCATTGCCAACCTCGGCGACTCGAGGGCGGTTCTTGCCACCATGTCAGGGGCCTGCTACCTAAAGGCCGTGCAGCTTACCACTGACCAGAAGCCCGGCCTACCTG AGGAGGCGGAGAGGATCAAGAGGTGCGAGGGGCGCGTGTTCGCGCTGAGGGAGGAGCCGGGCGTGATGCGGGTGTGGCTGCCAGGCGAGAACCTCCCGGGGCTGGCCATGGCGCGCGCGCTGGGGGACTCGAGGCTGAAGCACCATGGCGTCATCTCGACGCCGCAGGTGACGGGCCACCGGATAAGCGAGGCGGACCTGTTCATCATCCTGGCGACGGACGGGGTGTGGGACGTGCTGAGCAACGAGGAGGTGGTGTCCATCGTCTGCGCCACGCCGCGGAAGCAGCACGCGTCCAAGGCCGTGGCGGAGGCGGCGGTGCAGAGGTGGAAGACCAAGTACCCATCGTCACGGGTGGACGACTGCTCCGCGGTCTGCCTCTTCCTGCACGACGCAGCGGCTAGGAAGATCTAG